One window of Brevibacillus choshinensis genomic DNA carries:
- a CDS encoding sirohydrochlorin chelatase: protein MDAVLFVGHGSKDPEGNEEIRQFVNSLAPELDVPILETCFLEFERPDMLQGLNTCVKRGATRVAVIPIILFSAGHAKIHIPAAIDEAKELHPHVQFIYGRPIGIHDEVINILTTRMNEAGFASGEEHEDLAVLVIGRGSSDADANSDIYKMSRLFWERYKAKWVETAFMGVTYPLYDEGIERCLKLGARHVVVLPYFLFTGILIKRMSDQLEQFRSKYPEAQFTMAEYFGFHPLLKEVLKDRVEEALHGEVKLNCDTCQYRLAAMEHIDHHHHHHDDEHGHHHHHHGHHHDHDHHHDHDHDHDHKHDHKHDPVTK from the coding sequence ATGGACGCGGTACTATTTGTCGGCCACGGAAGCAAAGATCCAGAGGGCAATGAAGAGATTAGGCAGTTTGTGAATTCACTCGCACCAGAACTGGACGTTCCGATCTTAGAGACTTGTTTTTTGGAATTCGAACGTCCTGACATGCTGCAAGGACTGAATACATGCGTAAAACGCGGAGCGACCCGTGTGGCGGTCATCCCAATCATTCTGTTCTCGGCGGGTCATGCGAAAATCCACATTCCTGCTGCGATTGACGAGGCGAAGGAGCTGCATCCTCACGTTCAATTCATCTACGGACGCCCGATCGGTATCCACGATGAAGTCATCAACATCCTGACGACGCGCATGAACGAGGCTGGTTTTGCTTCCGGCGAAGAACATGAGGATCTGGCTGTACTCGTGATCGGACGGGGAAGTAGTGATGCGGATGCCAATAGCGATATTTACAAAATGTCGCGACTGTTCTGGGAGCGCTACAAGGCGAAGTGGGTAGAAACAGCTTTCATGGGTGTTACTTATCCGTTGTATGACGAGGGAATCGAGCGCTGCCTGAAGCTCGGTGCTCGCCATGTAGTCGTTCTGCCTTACTTCTTGTTTACTGGGATCCTGATCAAACGGATGAGCGATCAGCTGGAGCAGTTCCGCTCGAAATATCCAGAAGCGCAGTTCACGATGGCCGAGTATTTCGGATTCCATCCGCTGCTGAAAGAAGTGCTCAAGGATCGGGTGGAGGAAGCGCTGCATGGCGAGGTCAAGCTGAATTGCGACACCTGTCAGTATAGGCTGGCAGCGATGGAGCACATCGATCATCACCATCACCACCACGATGATGAGCACGGGCATCACCACCATCATCATGGGCACCACCACGACCACGATCATCACCATGATCACGATCATGACCACGATCACAAACATGATCACAAACACGACCCCGTAACGAAGTAG
- the cobS gene encoding adenosylcobinamide-GDP ribazoletransferase, with amino-acid sequence MSALWHAIAFFTRIPVPWLKPSETAWKKSVNCYPAVGIVIGLVLCGVHQAALYLFSPLLAAVLTLVIWVYITGGLHLDGWMDLADGLGSSRPREQVLAIMKDSRVGAMGVLAAILLLLLKTAALVELTRPEWMLLLLVPFAARTHVLLSIRFWPYISAEKGIGKGISEGLSLVSIWLGYVVLIVVGWLLGGWAAVTAILVSMLFALWFSRAVAGKLGGLNGDCYGAVIESSEAVMLLVLVGSWWG; translated from the coding sequence ATGAGTGCGCTGTGGCATGCGATTGCCTTTTTTACAAGAATTCCGGTTCCGTGGCTGAAACCATCCGAGACGGCGTGGAAAAAAAGCGTCAACTGCTATCCAGCTGTTGGAATCGTAATCGGCTTGGTGCTATGCGGGGTACATCAAGCGGCGCTTTATCTGTTTAGCCCGTTGTTGGCTGCTGTCTTGACGCTCGTCATCTGGGTGTACATCACAGGTGGACTTCACCTGGACGGCTGGATGGATTTGGCGGACGGTCTGGGTAGCAGTCGGCCACGTGAGCAAGTCTTGGCAATCATGAAAGACAGCCGCGTAGGAGCGATGGGCGTATTGGCAGCGATCTTGTTGCTGTTGCTCAAGACCGCTGCCCTGGTGGAACTAACTCGGCCTGAGTGGATGCTGCTGTTGCTCGTTCCGTTTGCTGCTCGTACTCATGTGCTGTTATCCATCCGCTTTTGGCCGTACATATCTGCTGAAAAAGGCATTGGAAAAGGCATCAGTGAAGGACTGTCCCTCGTTTCCATTTGGTTGGGGTATGTCGTTCTGATTGTTGTGGGTTGGCTTCTCGGAGGATGGGCAGCTGTGACGGCGATTTTGGTGTCGATGCTATTTGCCTTATGGTTTTCCCGTGCAGTGGCAGGCAAGCTGGGCGGACTAAATGGAGACTGCTACGGTGCCGTCATCGAGAGCAGCGAAGCGGTCATGCTACTCGTCCTGGTAGGGAGCTGGTGGGGATGA
- the cbiB gene encoding adenosylcobinamide-phosphate synthase CbiB: protein MNEALIVGAAYLIDRVVGDPRGLTHPVVIIGWWISRLEGVIRALVKKEEHLKIAGLLFPLLIVSGSYMVVWLIVWAAASIHPVLAWVLSAWLISTTIATKGLADAGLTIAKHLVAGDWTQARRSLSMVVGRDTEHLDESEICRGAVETVAENIVDAIVSPLIYAAIGGAPLAMAYRAANTLDSMVGYKNEKYKNLGWASARFDDVLNYIPARFTALLLVIASKLQQLDWEQCWTIIRRDAHLHPSPNSGLPEAGVAGALGVQLGGLNFYQGIPSDRARMGDSHRPLHAGDIQSTVRLMYLVSLLCLIVCLAIAVMVG, encoded by the coding sequence ATGAACGAGGCTTTGATAGTAGGAGCTGCTTACCTGATTGATCGAGTGGTGGGTGATCCGCGTGGTTTGACTCATCCGGTGGTCATCATCGGATGGTGGATATCGCGGCTGGAAGGTGTCATCCGCGCACTGGTCAAAAAGGAAGAGCATTTGAAAATAGCTGGACTGTTATTTCCCCTGTTGATCGTGTCAGGCAGCTATATGGTGGTCTGGTTGATCGTATGGGCGGCAGCATCGATCCACCCGGTGCTCGCGTGGGTGCTGAGTGCCTGGTTGATCTCCACAACGATTGCTACCAAAGGCTTGGCAGACGCAGGACTTACGATCGCCAAGCACTTGGTGGCTGGCGATTGGACACAGGCGAGGCGCTCCCTCTCCATGGTAGTCGGTCGTGACACCGAGCATTTGGATGAATCGGAAATTTGCCGGGGAGCAGTAGAGACGGTGGCAGAAAACATCGTGGACGCGATTGTTTCGCCGCTGATCTATGCGGCTATCGGCGGAGCGCCGTTGGCGATGGCCTATCGGGCTGCGAATACGCTGGATTCGATGGTGGGCTACAAAAATGAGAAATACAAAAATCTTGGTTGGGCATCAGCTCGCTTTGACGACGTCCTGAACTACATTCCAGCCCGCTTTACCGCGCTCTTGCTAGTCATCGCCAGCAAGCTGCAGCAGTTGGACTGGGAGCAATGCTGGACGATCATTCGCCGTGACGCACATCTGCATCCGAGTCCCAATAGTGGCTTGCCGGAAGCGGGGGTCGCAGGAGCGCTAGGTGTACAGCTCGGCGGACTTAACTTTTATCAAGGAATACCATCAGATCGCGCCAGAATGGGCGATTCGCACCGACCGCTGCATGCAGGTGATATTCAATCAACCGTTCGTTTGATGTACCTGGTTTCCTTGCTATGTCTCATCGTTTGTTTGGCGATTGCAGTCATGGTTGGATAA
- the cobJ gene encoding precorrin-3B C(17)-methyltransferase — translation MSGKLFVIGFGPGSFEHITKRAREAIQESDVIIGYSTYVDLIRELLTDQEVVSTGMTEEVARAREAVRQAEVEGKKVAVISSGDAGVYGMAGLVYEVLVEKGWTEATGVPIEIVPGISAINSCGAILGAPIMHDACTISLSDHLTPWELIARRIDAAGMADFVIALYNPRSGRRTRQIVEAQRILLQYRSPDTPVGIVKSAFREREHVVVTTLAQMLEHDIGMLTTVIIGNTSTFVYDGKMITPRGYQRKYTLSADEQPLKPHQRLRVENEPWSLEAAGEEDQTARSSISSAPSDRKEAQGGSVTLATPLIENTDSGATATATATATATAVLEAPPATQTVQNPLDWAMQALTAVNEAKGIVTQPASNSGIRPVSSFTPEMIFECAVSPGVANKKITPQQMMALAEVAGEKGELEYTPHHQIILRVPTASPDSITARLRQLGLILSPIGDVLQVKACDFCDGEKKDGIPFAEELHQKLGGKEMPKELKIGFNGCGMACYGAVKEDIGIVFRKGKFDLFLGAKTVGRNAHSGIPVAEGIPKEEIVSLVERIVTRFKQEAFPNERFHKYFQRVGELEGYAWREPAKAEIENAACGD, via the coding sequence ATGAGCGGCAAGTTGTTTGTGATCGGGTTTGGCCCAGGGAGTTTTGAGCACATCACCAAACGGGCAAGGGAAGCCATCCAAGAGAGTGATGTCATCATTGGCTACTCGACTTATGTGGATTTGATCCGTGAGCTGTTGACTGATCAGGAAGTGGTCAGTACCGGAATGACCGAAGAGGTGGCTCGTGCGCGGGAAGCGGTTCGCCAGGCTGAAGTGGAAGGCAAGAAAGTAGCCGTCATCTCTAGTGGCGATGCTGGCGTGTACGGCATGGCAGGTCTTGTCTACGAGGTATTGGTAGAAAAGGGGTGGACAGAGGCGACCGGCGTTCCCATCGAGATCGTACCAGGGATTTCTGCGATCAACTCCTGTGGCGCCATTCTGGGTGCGCCAATCATGCATGATGCCTGCACGATCAGTCTGAGTGACCACTTGACTCCGTGGGAGCTGATCGCACGACGGATCGATGCGGCAGGGATGGCGGACTTCGTCATCGCCCTATACAACCCACGCAGTGGCCGACGTACTCGCCAGATTGTAGAGGCACAGCGTATTTTACTGCAGTATCGCTCGCCGGATACGCCGGTCGGGATTGTAAAAAGCGCGTTCCGTGAGCGGGAGCATGTCGTGGTCACCACGCTGGCACAAATGCTGGAGCACGATATCGGAATGCTGACGACCGTGATCATCGGAAACACATCCACATTCGTCTACGATGGCAAAATGATTACGCCGCGCGGCTACCAACGTAAGTACACTCTTTCAGCAGATGAACAGCCACTGAAGCCACATCAGCGTTTGCGAGTGGAGAATGAGCCGTGGTCGCTGGAGGCTGCAGGAGAAGAAGATCAAACAGCACGCAGCTCGATTTCTTCGGCTCCATCTGACAGAAAAGAAGCGCAGGGCGGTTCCGTTACACTGGCTACACCCCTGATAGAAAATACCGACTCTGGAGCAACTGCAACTGCAACTGCAACCGCAACAGCGACGGCAGTATTGGAAGCACCACCTGCCACACAAACGGTGCAAAATCCGCTCGACTGGGCGATGCAAGCACTTACTGCTGTCAATGAAGCCAAAGGGATTGTGACCCAACCAGCTTCCAACAGTGGGATTCGCCCAGTGTCGTCGTTTACACCGGAAATGATCTTCGAATGCGCGGTCAGCCCTGGTGTAGCAAATAAAAAGATTACACCGCAACAGATGATGGCTCTCGCCGAAGTGGCGGGCGAAAAAGGCGAGCTCGAATACACGCCGCACCACCAAATCATCTTGCGCGTTCCGACGGCCAGTCCGGACAGCATCACAGCGCGGTTGCGTCAGCTGGGATTGATTTTGAGCCCGATTGGAGATGTCCTACAGGTCAAGGCATGCGATTTTTGCGATGGCGAGAAAAAGGACGGTATTCCGTTCGCTGAAGAACTGCATCAAAAGTTAGGCGGCAAAGAAATGCCCAAAGAGCTGAAAATCGGTTTTAACGGCTGCGGCATGGCTTGTTACGGGGCGGTCAAGGAAGACATCGGAATTGTGTTCCGCAAAGGCAAGTTCGACTTGTTCTTGGGTGCCAAAACTGTTGGGCGAAATGCACATTCAGGCATTCCTGTCGCAGAAGGTATCCCGAAGGAAGAGATCGTATCCCTGGTCGAACGCATTGTGACGCGATTCAAACAGGAAGCTTTCCCGAATGAACGGTTCCACAAATATTTTCAGCGTGTAGGTGAGCTGGAAGGCTACGCATGGCGTGAACCGGCGAAAGCAGAAATCGAAAACGCTGCTTGCGGAGACTAG
- the cobO gene encoding cob(I)yrinic acid a,c-diamide adenosyltransferase, producing the protein MNKQDAKRGLLLVYTGDGKGKTTAALGLAVRATGRGKKVLMVQFIKSPERTYGEKIVFDKIGIEIVQKGIGFTWTKTPEEHRVALQEAWSYAKEQLLHGGYDVVIFDELNNALAIDRFPIDDVLPLADVMDTIKNRPSHIHLVITGRSAQQEIIDMADLVTEMKPIKHYYEEGIPAVLGVEF; encoded by the coding sequence ATGAATAAACAAGACGCAAAACGAGGCTTGCTATTGGTCTATACAGGAGACGGCAAGGGGAAAACGACTGCGGCACTCGGACTGGCGGTACGCGCAACCGGACGCGGCAAAAAGGTATTGATGGTGCAGTTCATCAAATCACCGGAGCGAACCTACGGAGAGAAGATCGTTTTTGACAAAATCGGGATTGAGATCGTTCAAAAGGGGATTGGCTTTACATGGACCAAGACGCCCGAAGAACATCGCGTGGCATTGCAGGAAGCGTGGAGCTATGCAAAGGAGCAGCTCCTCCATGGCGGATACGATGTGGTGATTTTCGATGAACTGAACAACGCACTGGCCATCGATCGTTTTCCCATTGATGATGTTCTGCCACTCGCTGATGTGATGGATACGATCAAGAACAGACCGAGCCATATCCATCTTGTGATTACAGGACGCAGTGCCCAACAGGAGATCATCGACATGGCCGATCTGGTGACGGAAATGAAGCCGATCAAGCACTACTATGAGGAAGGAATTCCTGCCGTGCTGGGAGTTGAATTCTAA
- the cobU gene encoding bifunctional adenosylcobinamide kinase/adenosylcobinamide-phosphate guanylyltransferase, whose protein sequence is MSLILVTGGVRSGKSRFAEELAEKTSESVIYVATGEAWDEEMTVRIEQHQARRPASWGCVQVGGLLSGGRLSDSLTACASHEVVLVDCLSTWVSNRLISVPEQEWRSEAITHDVLRDAQEWLSAIADAGHSQTVIAVTSEVGLGGVAMNRLGRWFADVLGDVNQLTAKQADTVYAVLSGIPWRIKG, encoded by the coding sequence ATGAGTCTCATCCTGGTGACGGGAGGAGTGCGCTCCGGCAAAAGCCGTTTTGCGGAGGAGCTGGCAGAAAAGACGAGTGAATCTGTGATCTATGTAGCGACCGGGGAAGCCTGGGATGAAGAAATGACGGTGAGAATCGAGCAACATCAAGCGCGTCGACCGGCGAGCTGGGGATGTGTCCAGGTAGGTGGACTACTGAGTGGTGGTCGCCTGAGTGATTCGCTCACCGCCTGTGCCAGCCATGAGGTCGTTCTCGTCGATTGCCTGTCGACGTGGGTGAGCAATCGGCTAATAAGTGTACCGGAGCAAGAGTGGAGAAGTGAAGCCATTACACACGATGTATTGCGCGATGCACAGGAATGGTTGTCTGCCATTGCAGATGCAGGGCACAGTCAAACCGTCATCGCGGTCACTAGCGAGGTCGGTCTTGGCGGTGTAGCAATGAACCGACTGGGACGCTGGTTCGCCGATGTGTTAGGGGACGTCAATCAATTGACGGCAAAGCAGGCCGATACCGTGTACGCTGTCTTGTCCGGGATTCCGTGGAGGATAAAAGGATGA
- a CDS encoding M15 family metallopeptidase yields MNYPPIPVKHDDRTAFTPPVIECGEAMVALSTLSPRISVYPAYYHLGYAGTQTEAFLRKGVAHRLASAAEQLPAGYQLVVLDGWRSYEVQASLYEGFRQSLIAQGLTDEEAIIHELSKFVAKPTMDIEKPSPHLSGGAVDLTIAGPDGWLEMGTDFDDFTELAMTRHFEELPEPTEKELVIRNNRRLLYHIMVDAGFTNYSNEWWHYEYGTRSWARQTDQQPIYGGILEIHEKCVE; encoded by the coding sequence ATGAACTATCCCCCAATCCCAGTAAAACACGATGACCGAACAGCTTTCACTCCTCCTGTAATCGAATGCGGCGAAGCGATGGTCGCTCTCTCTACGCTTTCTCCCAGGATCTCGGTCTATCCCGCCTACTATCATCTCGGCTATGCAGGTACTCAGACAGAAGCCTTCCTACGAAAAGGCGTCGCACATAGACTCGCTTCTGCCGCTGAACAACTTCCTGCTGGCTACCAGCTAGTCGTTCTCGATGGCTGGCGTTCCTATGAAGTCCAAGCTTCTCTGTATGAAGGCTTCCGACAATCCTTGATTGCACAAGGCTTGACAGATGAAGAGGCCATCATCCACGAGCTCAGCAAATTCGTTGCCAAACCTACGATGGATATCGAAAAACCTTCCCCTCACCTCTCTGGTGGAGCCGTCGACCTGACCATTGCAGGACCAGACGGATGGCTGGAAATGGGAACTGACTTCGATGATTTTACCGAACTGGCAATGACTCGTCACTTCGAAGAACTCCCTGAACCTACTGAAAAGGAACTCGTGATTCGCAACAACCGTCGACTTCTCTATCACATCATGGTCGACGCCGGGTTCACCAATTATTCCAATGAATGGTGGCATTACGAGTACGGTACTCGCTCCTGGGCGCGCCAAACGGATCAGCAGCCCATCTACGGTGGAATTTTGGAAATCCATGAAAAATGTGTTGAATAA
- a CDS encoding ABC transporter substrate-binding protein, translating to MKRRWSSLFTSSLLVLSLMVSACSSAPANQSQGENKPAENKPAEAAKPASSTTPADTLFVGITADQGTLDPAVTFDNGAWKITYPTYQRLVEYDGGTTEVKPGLAKEWKVSEDGLTWTFTLAEGNKFSDGTPVTAEAVKFTFDRTLKIKKGPADVYSVIKEVKVDSPTSVTFVLSKNFPPFLSTLAANYGGIVNPKVMEKEQSGDLGQNFLANNTMGSGPYQLTEWRKGEYIKLTLNPNSTVKPALQNIFFKIIPDATAQRLQLEQGEIDIAEGVPNEQLKALKELPTVDVLQKPSLFVDYIYVNSTKGNPALQNPKVRQALSYAIDYDALTESVQEGYATQMRGPIPKGLWGYDESAPQYKRDVEKAKALLAEAGASNLTIDLLYSDNKAWWETEALALQAFFSDIGVKLNLKKIAYATSRELIDKGEFDLAMGVWSPDFGDPYMFMNYWFDSVNFGLAGNRAFYKNDKVDELVRKAASINDKAEREKLYKEAQLITIDEAPYLYLYQKDFLLPVSKSVKGFVYNPMLEGIYNLAEMSK from the coding sequence TTGAAGCGTCGATGGTCATCTCTCTTCACTTCTTCCCTGCTCGTCCTCTCCCTGATGGTTTCCGCGTGTAGCAGCGCGCCAGCAAACCAATCCCAGGGCGAGAACAAGCCTGCGGAAAACAAACCTGCCGAAGCAGCGAAGCCAGCATCTTCAACAACGCCTGCTGACACGCTCTTCGTAGGGATCACCGCCGATCAAGGCACACTGGATCCAGCTGTCACCTTTGACAACGGCGCTTGGAAAATCACGTATCCTACCTACCAGCGCCTGGTTGAATACGATGGTGGCACCACCGAAGTGAAGCCTGGTCTGGCAAAAGAATGGAAAGTGAGTGAAGACGGTCTCACCTGGACTTTCACACTCGCGGAAGGCAACAAATTCTCGGACGGCACGCCTGTCACCGCTGAAGCCGTCAAATTCACCTTTGACCGTACTCTCAAAATCAAAAAAGGTCCTGCTGACGTCTACAGTGTGATTAAAGAAGTAAAAGTAGACTCCCCGACCAGCGTCACTTTCGTTCTCTCGAAAAACTTCCCACCGTTCCTCTCCACCTTGGCAGCCAACTATGGCGGTATCGTAAATCCGAAGGTAATGGAAAAGGAGCAAAGCGGTGATCTCGGCCAAAACTTCCTCGCGAACAACACCATGGGCAGCGGCCCTTATCAGCTCACCGAATGGAGAAAAGGTGAATACATCAAGCTGACTCTCAACCCAAACTCCACTGTCAAACCTGCACTCCAAAACATCTTCTTCAAAATCATCCCAGATGCTACTGCACAACGCTTGCAGCTCGAACAAGGCGAGATCGACATCGCCGAAGGTGTTCCAAACGAACAGCTCAAAGCACTCAAAGAACTACCAACCGTCGATGTCCTGCAAAAGCCTAGCCTGTTTGTCGATTACATCTACGTGAACTCCACCAAAGGCAATCCGGCTCTGCAAAATCCGAAAGTACGCCAAGCTCTGAGCTACGCGATCGATTACGATGCCCTGACTGAATCCGTACAAGAAGGCTACGCTACACAAATGCGCGGTCCAATTCCAAAAGGACTGTGGGGATATGACGAATCCGCTCCCCAATACAAACGCGATGTAGAAAAGGCCAAAGCATTGCTGGCTGAAGCAGGTGCTTCCAACCTGACGATCGATCTCTTGTACTCCGACAACAAAGCTTGGTGGGAAACAGAAGCATTGGCCTTGCAAGCTTTCTTCTCTGACATCGGCGTGAAGCTGAATCTGAAGAAAATCGCCTATGCCACTTCCCGCGAACTCATCGACAAAGGCGAATTCGATCTCGCCATGGGTGTATGGAGCCCTGATTTCGGTGATCCGTACATGTTCATGAACTACTGGTTCGATTCCGTCAACTTCGGCCTCGCCGGAAACCGTGCTTTCTACAAAAATGACAAGGTGGACGAGCTGGTACGCAAAGCTGCTTCCATCAACGACAAGGCAGAGCGTGAAAAACTGTACAAGGAAGCTCAATTGATCACCATCGACGAAGCTCCTTACCTCTATCTGTACCAAAAAGATTTCTTGCTCCCTGTCAGCAAGTCCGTAAAAGGCTTTGTTTACAACCCAATGCTAGAGGGGATTTACAACCTCGCAGAAATGTCCAAATAG
- a CDS encoding histidine phosphatase family protein: MRWLWVRHGETEMNRQKRYLGHSDVSLNEQGRNEAKELAKRLVCVGFEPVQLYSSDLRRCVQTAQPLAEAWNVPLTVVPALRELSFGDWELLTYEQLMEHAGERATRWYDDPFTHAPPNGESLRQLGERVDHWLHGVFAETSADESDTKVFVTHGGVIRWFQAAWLEREPSRYWQMEGLKHSEALLVEWDGQRWVKQSLTNERGS, from the coding sequence ATGAGATGGCTCTGGGTACGCCATGGCGAGACAGAGATGAATCGGCAAAAGCGGTACTTGGGACACAGCGATGTCTCCCTGAACGAGCAAGGACGAAACGAAGCAAAAGAACTGGCAAAACGCTTGGTGTGTGTCGGATTCGAGCCAGTTCAGCTCTATTCGAGCGACTTGCGCAGGTGCGTGCAGACTGCCCAGCCGCTCGCTGAAGCGTGGAATGTGCCATTGACTGTCGTACCTGCTTTGCGCGAGCTGTCCTTTGGCGATTGGGAGCTGCTTACCTATGAACAATTGATGGAGCATGCCGGAGAGCGCGCCACACGTTGGTATGATGATCCGTTCACGCACGCTCCCCCGAACGGTGAAAGCCTGCGTCAGCTGGGTGAGCGAGTCGATCATTGGCTGCATGGCGTATTCGCTGAGACGAGCGCTGATGAGTCAGATACAAAGGTGTTCGTCACACACGGCGGTGTCATTCGTTGGTTCCAGGCAGCGTGGCTGGAGCGAGAACCGAGCCGCTATTGGCAGATGGAAGGCTTGAAGCACAGCGAGGCTCTTCTCGTGGAATGGGATGGGCAGCGTTGGGTGAAGCAATCTCTTACGAACGAGAGAGGATCATGA
- the cobD gene encoding threonine-phosphate decarboxylase CobD has protein sequence MGVLETFGHGGDLLTASQRFNVEPGDFLDYSANINPLGIPESVKQMLFASIADIAKYPDPGHRVFRQALAVRLNLPESWLLPANGAAEAMALAILGLEPKTVGVVYPCFSEYTQLAQQFGARVVGCYGVEENGYKPGMSELYRLFEETDLIFVGSPNNPTGILYQPDDLLKLADWAEQTKTWLVVDEAFLDFVEEERQYTLADQLEHFPRVILLRSMTKMYAIPGLRLGYAIAHPDVIGRMREKQVSWSVNALALRAGELCLGELAYEKRTRALIAEERAYLTGFIRDELGWKVWAGEANFLLLRSPEDKTAEQLQEMLGKKGILIRSCAMYPGLTAHDVRIAVRGREENERLVTALREVWCDGRWAR, from the coding sequence ATGGGCGTGCTGGAAACGTTCGGGCATGGAGGAGATCTGCTGACTGCTTCGCAGCGATTCAACGTAGAGCCGGGCGACTTTCTTGATTACAGCGCCAATATTAATCCGCTTGGAATCCCCGAGAGTGTCAAGCAGATGCTGTTTGCCTCGATTGCGGATATCGCGAAGTACCCAGACCCAGGTCACCGCGTTTTTCGCCAGGCATTGGCAGTGCGTCTGAACTTGCCTGAATCGTGGTTGCTACCAGCAAATGGAGCAGCGGAAGCGATGGCATTGGCGATTCTCGGTCTTGAGCCCAAAACAGTCGGAGTGGTTTACCCATGCTTTTCCGAATACACGCAGCTCGCCCAGCAGTTTGGCGCGCGAGTCGTCGGCTGTTATGGCGTGGAAGAAAACGGCTACAAGCCAGGCATGAGCGAGCTGTACCGGCTGTTTGAAGAAACCGATCTGATCTTCGTCGGTTCACCGAACAATCCAACAGGCATTCTGTACCAACCTGATGATCTGCTGAAGCTGGCGGACTGGGCAGAGCAGACGAAGACTTGGCTGGTGGTCGATGAAGCCTTTCTCGACTTTGTAGAGGAGGAACGGCAGTATACGCTGGCTGATCAGCTGGAGCACTTTCCTCGCGTCATTCTCTTGCGTTCGATGACCAAGATGTACGCGATTCCCGGTCTGCGTCTCGGCTACGCCATCGCTCATCCAGATGTGATCGGGCGTATGCGCGAAAAGCAAGTGAGCTGGAGTGTCAATGCATTGGCGCTGCGGGCAGGTGAGCTGTGCCTCGGGGAGCTCGCGTACGAGAAAAGGACACGTGCGTTGATCGCGGAGGAGAGAGCCTACCTCACCGGATTCATTCGCGATGAGCTAGGATGGAAGGTCTGGGCTGGAGAAGCGAACTTTCTACTGTTACGCTCACCGGAAGACAAGACTGCTGAGCAATTACAGGAAATGCTCGGCAAAAAAGGAATCCTGATCCGCAGCTGTGCCATGTATCCCGGTTTGACTGCTCATGATGTGCGGATTGCGGTACGCGGTCGAGAGGAAAACGAACGATTGGTGACTGCTCTACGCGAGGTTTGGTGCGACGGGAGGTGGGCGCGATGA